A section of the Oreochromis aureus strain Israel breed Guangdong linkage group 22, ZZ_aureus, whole genome shotgun sequence genome encodes:
- the hax1 gene encoding HCLS1-associated protein X-1 isoform X2 has translation MSVFDLFRGFFGVPGGHYRGRRDPFFDAMTHDDDDDEDDEDGFHYDGFSGEQQDPFDSAWRFGFSFGPDGMRIQDPPMFGHVLREMEEIFSQLGRWEGHPEAGHFDVPHIMPPPPSQDRAERGQASSSGNPLRDFMLKYPDSDTQQRSREPRGDHRPSYESPEFHGRTPFSRFNDIWRHKTPEEEHKGDRDLDSAVSSGGLDQILTPPAGQAPNQPRTRSFFQSVTVTKVVKPDGSVEERRTVRDGQGNEETTVTRSGGSGISEGPDHANGPVLPGDPHHFSDLRDDDSLFSRFFGGFK, from the exons ATGAGTGTTTTTGATTTATTCCGCGGGTTCTTCGGGGTACCCGGAGGCCATTATCGTGGCCGGAG GGACCCTTTCTTCGATGCCATGACTCATGACGATGATGAcgatgaagatgatgaagatggatTCCACTATGATGGGTTCAGTGGGGAGCAGCAGGACCCCTTTGACAGCGCCTGGAGGTTTGGCTTCAGTTTTGGCCCGGACGGGATGCGGATTCAGGACCCCCCGATGTTTGGCCACGTCCTCAGGGAGATGGAGGAGATATTCTCCCAGCTGGGTCGTTGGGAGGGACATCCAGAGGCTGGACACTTTG ATGTTCCCCACATCATGCCACCACCACCGTCTCaggacagagcagagagagggcAAGCAAGCTCCAGTGGAAACCCTCTGAGAGACTTTATGCTCAAATATCCTGACAGTGACACACAACAACGATCCAGAGAGCCCCGAGGTGATCACCGACCTTCTTACGAGTCACCTGAATTTCATGGCCGGACCCCTTTTTCCAGG TTTAATGATATTTGGAGACACAAAACTCCAGAGGAGGAGCACAAAGGTGACAGAG ATCTGGACTCGGCTGTGTCCTCTGGTGGCTTGGATCAGATTTTGACGCCACCTGCTGGTCAGGCACCAAACCAGCCCAGAACACGGTCTTTCTTTCAGTCTGTCACTGTCACTAAGGTGGTGAAGCCTGATGGG AGTGTAGAGGAGAGGCGTACGGTAAGAGACGGCCAAGGCAACGAGGAGACCACAGTGACTCGCTCGGGAGGTTCTGGGATTTCTGAGGGACCAGATCATGCGAATGGACCTGTGCTGCCAG GTGATCCCCACCACTTCTCAGACTTGCGGGATGATGACTCATTATTCTCCAGGTTCTTTGGAggctttaaataa
- the aqp10b gene encoding LOW QUALITY PROTEIN: aquaporin-10b (The sequence of the model RefSeq protein was modified relative to this genomic sequence to represent the inferred CDS: inserted 2 bases in 1 codon): MKEQTLLSQADGAVXCGSDPPDETCPALKTHLCPECAEESSGMERLLKKCQIRNQLIRECMAECLGVYVLILFGCGSVAQVVTTEDKKGQYLSINLGFALGVTFGVFVSRGVSGAHLNPAVSLSLCVLGRHSWMKLPFYIFFQVLGAFLAAATVALQYYDAIQAYSGGDLTVTGPKATAGIFCTYPADYLSVWGGIVDQVIGTAALLLCVLALGDQRNSSIPHYLQPVLVGAAVLVIGISMGSNSGYALNPARDFGPRLFTYIAGWGADVFKAGSGWWWVPIVAPCVGALLGTLIYELMVEVHHPSEQSESQASCPENTNDKMGVELEGVEADREKPT, from the exons ATGAAAGAGCAAACTCTGCTCAGCCAGGCAGACGGTGCAGT CTGCGGGTCAGATCCACCCGATGAAACCTGCCCGGCTCTGAAAACTCACCTGTGCCCAGAGTGCGCAGAGGAAAGCTCAGGGATggagaggctgctgaagaaatGTCAGATCAGAAACCAGCTGATCAGGGAGTGCATGGCTGAATGTCTCGGCGTCTACGTCCTGATT CTGTTTGGATGTGGCTCTGTTGCCCAAGTGGTCACAACTGAAGACAAAAAGGGCCAGTACCTCTCAATTAATCTGGGTTTTGCTCTGGGAGTAACATTTGGGGTCTTTGTGTCTCGTGGAGTATCGG GTGCTCATTTAAACCCCGCTGTGTCTCTGAGCTTGTGTGTTTTGGGCCGCCACTCATGGATGAAACTGCCTTTCTACATCTTCTTCCAAGTGTTGGGAGCCTTTCTGGCTGCGGCTACAGTTGCTCTGCAGTACTATG ACGCCATCCAGGCGTACAGCGGAGGCGATCTGACAGTGACGGGTCCCAAAGCCACAGCAGGCATATTCTGCACTTACCCCGCTGACTACCTGAGTGTGTGGGGAGGTATCGTGGACCAG GTGATTGGCACGGCCGCTCTGCTGCTGTGCGTCCTGGCTCTCGGAGACCAGAGGAACAGCTCCATCCCTCATTATCTTCAGCCTGTCTTAGTGGGAGCAGCAGTGCTGGTCATTGGCATCTCAATGGGCTCAAACAGCGGATATGCACTCAACCCGGCAAGAGATTTTGGACCTCGGTTGTTCACCTACATTGCCGGTTGGGGGGCGGATGTTTTCAA GGCCGGAAGTGGCTGGTGGTGGGTGCCCATAGTGGCTCCTTGTGTTGGAGCGCTTCTGGGAACACTGATCTACGAGCTGATGGTTGAAGTCCACCATCCTTCAGAGCAGTCCGAATCCCAGGCCTCATGTCCGGAGAATACAAATGACAAGATGGGGGTTGAGCTGGAGGGGGTGGAAGCAGACCGTGAAAAGCCAACTTAA
- the hax1 gene encoding HCLS1-associated protein X-1 isoform X1 gives MSVFDLFRGFFGVPGGHYRGRRDPFFDAMTHDDDDDEDDEDGFHYDGFSGEQQDPFDSAWRFGFSFGPDGMRIQDPPMFGHVLREMEEIFSQLGRWEGHPEAGHFDVPHIMPPPPSQDRAERGQASSSGNPLRDFMLKYPDSDTQQRSREPRGDHRPSYESPEFHGRTPFSRFNDIWRHKTPEEEHKGDRDLDSAVSSGGLDQILTPPAGQAPNQPRTRSFFQSVTVTKVVKPDGSVEERRTVRDGQGNEETTVTRSGGSGISEGPDHANGPVLPGQLVSGDPHHFSDLRDDDSLFSRFFGGFK, from the exons ATGAGTGTTTTTGATTTATTCCGCGGGTTCTTCGGGGTACCCGGAGGCCATTATCGTGGCCGGAG GGACCCTTTCTTCGATGCCATGACTCATGACGATGATGAcgatgaagatgatgaagatggatTCCACTATGATGGGTTCAGTGGGGAGCAGCAGGACCCCTTTGACAGCGCCTGGAGGTTTGGCTTCAGTTTTGGCCCGGACGGGATGCGGATTCAGGACCCCCCGATGTTTGGCCACGTCCTCAGGGAGATGGAGGAGATATTCTCCCAGCTGGGTCGTTGGGAGGGACATCCAGAGGCTGGACACTTTG ATGTTCCCCACATCATGCCACCACCACCGTCTCaggacagagcagagagagggcAAGCAAGCTCCAGTGGAAACCCTCTGAGAGACTTTATGCTCAAATATCCTGACAGTGACACACAACAACGATCCAGAGAGCCCCGAGGTGATCACCGACCTTCTTACGAGTCACCTGAATTTCATGGCCGGACCCCTTTTTCCAGG TTTAATGATATTTGGAGACACAAAACTCCAGAGGAGGAGCACAAAGGTGACAGAG ATCTGGACTCGGCTGTGTCCTCTGGTGGCTTGGATCAGATTTTGACGCCACCTGCTGGTCAGGCACCAAACCAGCCCAGAACACGGTCTTTCTTTCAGTCTGTCACTGTCACTAAGGTGGTGAAGCCTGATGGG AGTGTAGAGGAGAGGCGTACGGTAAGAGACGGCCAAGGCAACGAGGAGACCACAGTGACTCGCTCGGGAGGTTCTGGGATTTCTGAGGGACCAGATCATGCGAATGGACCTGTGCTGCCAGGTCAGCTTGTCTCGG GTGATCCCCACCACTTCTCAGACTTGCGGGATGATGACTCATTATTCTCCAGGTTCTTTGGAggctttaaataa